The region TCTGCATAGATCACTGAACGTCTCAGTGGTCTTTTTTTTCTTTTTAATTGCAGTTTTTTATGCAATTTGTAACTGTTCAAAAAAAGTGATGAGAGGTTATTTGAATGAAAAAAGCCTATCGTGTCAAAAAAGAATCAGAATTTCAAAAAGTTTTTCATCATGGAAAATCTACAGCTAATCGGCAATTTGTTCTTTATGTATTGGATAAAAAAGAACAACCTCATTTTCGAGTAGGCTTATCGGTCGGCAAAAAAATAGGGAATGCTGTTACAAGGAATGCGGTTAAACGAAAAATACGTCAAAGTTTAACCGAACTAAAGCCACATTTAAAAACGGAAGCAGATTTTATTGTAATAGCCCGCAAGCCAGCGGCGACTATGTCAGTAAAAGAAACTAAAAAAAGCTTGATTCATGTTTTAAAATTGGCTAAATTGTTAAATTAGCTTATTTTTATTTAAAGAATGCGGAGGGAAAAACGTGAAAAAACGTAAGCGATTACTCCTGTTATTAGGAACTGTTTTATTAGCAGTTGTTTTGGCAGGATGTGGGACAGCACCTATTACTGCTGAAAGTACTGGTTTTTGGGATCGGTATATTGTATTGAATTTCTCGCGTGTGATTATTTGGTTATCTGATTTATTTGGCGGCAGTTATGGTCTGGGGATTATTGTTTTCACTTTGATCATTAGAATTATTTTATTGCCGTTGATGCATGGACAAACTAAAAGTACGCGCAAAATGAGCGAATTACAACCGCAACTTAAAGCTCTGCAAGCAACCTATTCTTCTAAGGATGCTGAAACTCAAAGCAAATTAAAAGAAGAAACTTCTAAATTGTATTCA is a window of Carnobacterium mobile DSM 4848 DNA encoding:
- the rnpA gene encoding ribonuclease P protein component, whose amino-acid sequence is MKKAYRVKKESEFQKVFHHGKSTANRQFVLYVLDKKEQPHFRVGLSVGKKIGNAVTRNAVKRKIRQSLTELKPHLKTEADFIVIARKPAATMSVKETKKSLIHVLKLAKLLN